In a genomic window of Rhinoderma darwinii isolate aRhiDar2 chromosome 10, aRhiDar2.hap1, whole genome shotgun sequence:
- the LOC142662395 gene encoding gastrokine-2-like, translating into MEQKMPGQPNMDPPMYKSPESLSRKRWIVGIGLGALLIGIIVGATLIGVYMTQKHTEKMVTLVYNAGNGERVQQTITVNEQENMAAIFVTRGNYSATVLYDYRRNIIGIRKTDGGACYVLRMDRSRTPSIRDILSHMDYAKTHNASGDAQISYNIIPERAANPIDVGMGVNILCSDVAIYWANSVSPEYVRRLKWPKIEIKITIKF; encoded by the exons ATGGAGCAGAAGATGCCTGGACAGCCCAACATGGACCCCCCA ATGTATAAGAGTCCGGAGTCATTGTCCAGGAAGAGATGGATTGTGGGTATTGGACTTGGAGCGCTGCTTATCGGGATAATTGTGGGTGCAACTTTAATTGGCGTTTACATGACGCAGAAACACACGGAGAAG ATGGTGACGCTGGTCTATAATGCCGGAAACGGGGAGAGGGTTCAACAGACCATTACTGTCAATGAGCAGGAAAACATGGCCGCCATTTTCGTGACCCGCGGGAATTATTCCGCCACCGTATTGTATGATTACAGGAGG AACATCATTGGGATCCGGAAGACGGACGGCGGCGCGTGTTATGTGCTCAGGATGGACAGATCCAGGACTCCGTCTATACGTGATATACTCAGCCATATGGATTATGCCAAGACCCAT AACGCATCCGGTGACGCCCAAATCTCCTACAACATTATCCCGGAGCGGGCAGCGAACCCTATAGATGTGGGGATGGGTGTGAACATTCTATGCAGTGATGTCGCCATCTACTGGGCAAATTCG GTGAGTCCTGAATATGTGAGACGATTGAAATGGCCAAAGATAGAAATTAAAATCACCATAAAGTTTTGA